From the Musa acuminata AAA Group cultivar baxijiao chromosome BXJ3-7, Cavendish_Baxijiao_AAA, whole genome shotgun sequence genome, one window contains:
- the LOC103991431 gene encoding homeobox-leucine zipper protein HOX13, producing MKRLSSAHSFKGPQGKDVGLISIPPSVEEKGKNEAVLLDGIEEVECEEEEELCSNGPSGLGEKKRRLSVDQVKALEKNFEVENKLDPERKVRLARDLGLQPRQVAVWFQNRRARWKTKQLERDYGALKSLHDDLKLDCDALRRDKELLLAEIRELKAKLADTGMDATQSEIIKAVEEARAPLIYKDGASDSDSSVVFNDETSPYGGLVLHQNCLMEFKPRSSSLSFENKAMDEGFLGGDELCSSLFSEQPAPSLSWYCSDPCEYKGD from the exons ATGAAGAGGCTCAGCAGCGCACACTCTTTTAAGGGTCCTCAAGGAAAAGATGTCGGTCTTATCTCCATCCCCCCTTCAG TGGAAGAAAAGGGTAAGAACGAGGCCGTCCTTCTCGATGGAATTGAGGAGGTGGAgtgcgaggaggaagaggagctcTGCAGCAATGGCCCGTCGGGGCTGGGGGAGAAGAAGCGCCGGCTCAGCGTGGACCAAGTCAAGGCTCTGGAGAAGAACTTCGAAGTGGAGAATAAGCTAGATCCGGAGAGGAAGGTGAGGCTGGCACGAGATCTGGGCCTGCAGCCGCGGCAGGTCGCCGTCTGGTTCCAGAACCGCCGCGCCCGGTGGAAGACGAAGCAGCTCGAGCGCGACTACGGCGCGCTCAAGTCCCTGCACGACGACCTTAAGCTCGACTGCGATGCTCTCCGCCGCGACAAGGAGCTGCTCCTAGCCGAG ATAAGGGAGCTCAAAGCCAAGCTCGCAGACACGGGGATGGACGCAACGCAGTCTGAGATCATCAAAGCAGTAGAGGAGGCGAGAGCTCCATTGATCTACAAGGACGGCGCCTCAGACAGTGACTCGAGTGTGGTGTTCAATGATGAAACAAGCCCTTATGGCGGTCTGGTGTTGCACCAAAACTGTCTCATGGAATTCAAGCCTCGTTCTTCTTCCTTGTCCTTCGAGAACAAAGCCATGGATGAGGGGTTTCTAGGTGGAGACGAGCTTTGCAGCAGCTTGTTCTCGGAGCAACCGGCACCAAGCCTCTCCTGGTACTGCTCGGATCCATGCGAGTACAAAGGGGATTAG